CGGGGTGCTGTACCTGCTGGTCCGCGCGCTGACCGGGCCCCGCCCGGTGGGCGCGCCGCCGGGCGGGGCCTGGTCGATGGACCGGCGCGGCTTCGGCCGACTGGTCGCCGCGACCCTCGCGGCCTCGGCCGGGATCGGGTACGCGGGGCGCCGGCTCGGCGCGTACGGCTCGGCGGGGGCCACGGCCTCCCGGGCGGATCTGGTCCTGCCGGAGCCGGCCGTGCCCGCGCCGCCCGTCCCGCCCGGCGCGGACCTGCGGGTACCCGGCATCTCCCGGTTCATCACGCCCAACCGGGACTTCTACCGGGTGGACACCGCACTGGTCGTCCCCCGGGTGGACGCGGACACCTGGCGGCTGCGCATCCACGGGGACGGCGTCTCCCACCCGCTCGAATTCGGGCTGCGCGATCTGCTGGCCCGCCCGCTCGTCGAGCACGACATCACCCTCTGCTGCGTGTCGAACGAGGTCGGGGGCCCGTACGCGGGCAATGCCCGCTGGCTCGGCGTGCGCCTGGCCGACCTGCTGCGCGAGGCGGGGGTCCGGCCGCCCTCGCAGGGAGGTCCGGCGGACCAGCTGGTGGCGCGGTCGGTGGACGGGATGACGATCGGCTCGCCCGTCGAGACGGTCATGGACGGCCGGGACGCGCTGCTGGCCGTCGGGATGAACGGCGAGCCGCTGCCCTTCGCGCACGGGTTCCCCGTACGGATGGTCGTACCGGGCCTGTACGGGTACGTCTCGGCGTGCAAGTGGCTGCGCGAGCTGCAGCTGACGACGTTCGCGGCGTACGACGCGTACTGGGTGCGCCGGTCCTGGGCTCAGCAGGCCCCGGTCAAGACGCAGTCCCGGATCGACACCCCGCGCCCGTCCGCCGAACCGGAGGAGGGCCGGGTGGCGGTGGCCGGGGTGGCGTGGGCGCAGCACCGCGGGATTTCCCGGGTCGAGGTACGGGTAGACGCGGGCCCGTGGCACGAGGCCCGGCTGGGGGCCGCGGACGGCAACGACACCTGGCGGCAGTGGGTGTGGGAGTGGGAGGCGGCCCCCGGGCGGCACACCCTGGAGGTCCGCGCCACGGACGGCACGGGCGCCGTCCAGACGGGCGTGCGCACCGGGACCGTCCCCGACGGGGCGACCGGGTGGCACTCGGTGTCGGTGCGTGTCCGGTCCCGCAACAGAACCACCCCCTGACAGGCACCACCCCCCGACAATTATCACTCTACGCTATTTCATGTTACTCTAAGTATCCAAAGCGGCCTTGGCGGGTAGACCGGAGGCTTTCCTATGTCGGGTGGGTCGGACCGCCTCGTCGACACCAGCGATGTCATGCCCCTTCTGGAAATCGCCAGGCAGGATGAGGATGATCGACTGCGAACCGCGGCGCTCGCCGCGTCTGCTCTGCTCCCCTTGGATGAAACCGCAGCCAAGCACGTAGCGGAGCTGGTCCTCAAACATGGCCGTGCGGAGGGCGGGCCGCCCGACTCCTTGATCAAGGCGGCCGGAAACCTTCCAGAGGTCCAGGCCCTGTTGGACCGATGGGTCCAGGAGGACTGCTCAGCACGCCGGGATGCCGCGGAGCGCGCCCTCGCCGACGCGCGGATCCTGCCGATGGCGGTGGCGAACGGCCTCATGGACGGCGAGGGCTTCCCGGCGGACCTCTCGGGCCTCGGCACCCTCTCCGAGGCGGGAGCCCGGGATCTCCTCTCGTCGCTGGTGGCCACCCTTGCTCGGACCGTGGACGCCGACGACCGGACACTGGAGTCGGCCACCGATCGACTGAAGATGGTCGTCCAGGCGCTGCCCGGGACCGCAGCAGCAAAGCTTCCCGTGCTCAAAGGGCCTGTCCGTGAAACGCGGGCGGCTTGGCTCGGCGCCCTGATGACCCTGGTCCAGCCCGCCGCTGTGCTTGCGGTCGTCTACCGGCAGCTCGACACCGATGACGCGAGCAAGCGGCTCGACACCCTACGGCGACTGGTGAATGCGGCACCCCATATCAGCAGGCCTCCGGCTGACTGGCCGTCGCCCTCCTCCCGCCCTGACGAACGAGCCGGCCTCGTCGACCTCGCGGATCTGACGGTGTCGCCCCGGCGGCCGAAGCGCGGGAAGCGACAGGAGATGGGCGACGGCGAAGGCGCATCTGCCACGCCCGACAGCCGCCGGGCTTACGCGCGATTGGACGCGCCCGAGCGAGTCGCTCCGAACGAGGTCCTGCACTTGCTTGTCGGGCTGGCCCCGGAGCCCTCGCCCAAAGTGATCCAGCCGACCCCGTTCATCGTCCCGAGCGGAAAGTACCACTTGAGCGTTCAGCTCATCGCCCCCGGCTTCACCGTGCTGGGGGGATCCTCGCTCAATCTCCCCATGGAGGTGAGCCCCGACGATCCGTTTCCCTACCAGTTGGTACGGCTGAGGGCAGAGGACCATCCGGACCTCGCTCCGGACCGGGTCGTCACCGCCGTGTTCTCCGTCGACGAGAGCATGATCGGGGTGGCGTATCGGACGGTTCTGGTCGGCGAGGGCAGTCAGCGGGCAGCTGCCGAACCGGACTCGCCGACTGCCGCCGGCACCACCTGGGTGCTGCCCAACGACCCTGAAACACAGCCCGACTTGGAGATCGTCATCGCACCGGGCAACGACGCGCTGTGCCAAGAGGTGTCGTGGTTCTACCGCTCCCCGCACCGCTCGGTAGTTCCTCCTGTCATCATTCCGCGCAGGCCACTCGAGGGCGAGGGCGACTGGGCTCGCGTGATGATGCGTGGCGTACAGGACCACAGCACCGCCGTTGACCTCACCCTCTTCCTGAACGGCATCGGCGACATCGTGAGCGAGGCGGTGCCGGAGGAAGTGTGGGAAGCCCTCTACACGGTGGCGGACCTGTCGAGGCCGCCGACCGTGCTGCTCGCCACCTGGGATCCGTACGTGCCCTGGGAGCTCGCCCTGGTGCCGCGCCCATGGGACAGCACGATTCCCAAACACCTCGGCGCACAGGCGGTCGTCGGCCGCTGGACGTACCGCGATCGGCACCGCACGGCAGCGCCGCCGGCCCGGATGCGGGCGCGGGGGATGGCCGTGGTGAGCGGTGAATACGCGACGAACAGGCTTGTCGAAGCGGAAGCCGAGGCCTCACAACTCTGTGCTCACTACAAGGCGGAGCCGGTGGAGGCGCTGACCGAACCCGTCCTGAATCGCCTCAGACAATCCCCGAGCCCGGACATCCTGCACTTTTCCGTACACGGAAAATTCGATGTCGGCGGCACGCAAGACGGAATCAAGATGACTGATGGCACGTTCCTCAGCCCTCTCTCCGTGCGTGGTCTCCGGTCCGAAAAGAAATTGGATCAGGTCGATCTCGTCTTCCTCAACGCATGCCAGCTCGCACAGGGTCAGCGGATGCTCGGCTCATACGCGGGCATGGTGGCATCGTTCCTCCACATCGGCGTCGGGGCGGCCATCGCGCCGCTGTGGAACGTCGACGACGGCGTCGCCCGGACGTTCGCCGAAGGGTTCTACCAGGCCGTGTTGATGGACGGCACAGCACCCGCCGAGTACGTGAGGCAACAGCGAGCCGGGACCCGGGACGCATCCGGGGCGGCAGCCTCCACTCCCCTCGCCTACCTGTTCTTCGGCCATCCACGGCTGACCATCGATTGGGAACCACAAGGAGCTGACGATGCCTGACATCGAAAGAGACGAGCGAATCGAACTCGACTACGGCGTCGTTCTTCAGTCCTCGAACGTGAGCGGACACATCGCATCGGTGCGGCGGTGGTACGAAACGGCCGGAACCGTACGGGAGGCAGCACCCGTCGCGCTGCCGGAACAGCTGGCCGCTGACAACGTCCCCACCGAGGCCGCACAACTGCTCGGGACGCTCGCCCAGGAGGCCGGGATGCGCCCGATCCTGACCCTCACCCTCACTGATCTGTCCGTTGCTGCCCGCCCGGACGGACAGCAACGGGGCGATGCGAACCCCCCGTACCTCGAAGTTGAGGTGCCCGCGCCCGGGGAGGACGAGGGGCAGGTCGTGCTGGAGACCGACGCAACCGGACTGGTGCGCTGGGTGGTCTCCGAGACCGCGGCACAGGGGCAGGGCACGGACAGGGCCGACGCGGTACAGACGTTCAGGATCAGCGTTGCGGAGTTCGACGTCGGGACGACGATCGAGCAGAACCGGGGGTGGACCGGATTCGGCGTCCGCAAAGTCATCCATCTGCTCCGCTTCCCAATCGAGAGGGCGGCCGGCCGGGTGGCCGAGTTCGCGATGGGCCGTTGGGAGAATCAACACCGCCCCTATGGACTGCGGCTGACGAGCCCAGGCAATTTCCTCGACCCGACAGCTGGTGAACCGGTGACAGCTGGCCGGCTGGCCGAATTGGCCGACCGGCCCTTCCTGCTGTTCGTCCACGGCATCTTCAGCCGATGCCACACGGGATTTCACGGCATCGGCGAGGACCTGGACCTCCTGGGCGAGCTTCATCGGCGCTACCAGGACCGCGTCCTGGTTTTCGACCACCCAACCGTGCACGTGGATCCGGCCGACAACGTCCGGTGGCTTCTGTCGCAGCTCCCCGCCGACCGGACGCTCACACTCGACCTCGTCACCCACTCACGAGGCGGGCTCGTGGCTCGTCAACTGGGTCAGCCCACCTTCGCCCGGGACGGAGGCCCGCCCGTTCCCGCTATCCGCACTCTCATCCACGTCGCAACCCCCAACTCAGGTACCGTGCTTGCCGACCGGAAACGACTCGGCGATCTGCTCGACGTCTGCACTAACCTGCTCTCACTTTTCCCCGACGAAGTGGTGAGCAGCTCGCTCGAAGTGATCCTGGAAGTCGTCAAACACTGCGCCACCGGTGTGCTCCACGGACTCGGCGGTGTGGCCGCGATGGATCCAGCTTCCCCGACGCTGAAGGAACTGAACTCGGCTGCGGTTCCGAAGGGCGGAAGGGTCCACGCGATGACGTCCGATTTCAAGCCGGCCGAGGAGGCAGGCGTGGCGATCCGGGCGCTCAACGTATTGGTCGACAGCCTGTTCGGCACCAAGAACGACCTGGTCGTGCCGACCGAGGGGGTGCATCGCGCGGGTTCCTACGTCGTGACCGACCCGCTGGTGATCCCCTCGACGAGCGCAGTGGCACACACCCACTTCTTCCGGAAGGCCCAGGTGCGCAGGCAACTCGCCCGGTGGCTGCCGGAAGACTGACGCATCAGACGCCGACTGGCAGCATCTGGTGCGGCGCGAGCGAACTCATCAGAGCCGTCCCCGCATAGGGCAGCGCCCGCAGCCAGTCTTCACTCGCGGCCAGCCGTTGCAGACGACGGGCGATGTCCGCAGGCGTCGAGCCGTTCCTCAGGCCATGGACGATCTCGTCGATCTGACGGGAGTCGTCGGGAGGGGTGAGACCCGTGGCCAGCACCACCACTGCACTGCCCAAGCCGGCCAGCTGGAAAGCGAAGTCGTTGCGGAGCAGCAACTGGCGTACCAGTTCGCCGGAGCCGCCGGGGCTCGCGACATCGAGGATCACCAGGGGAGCGGCACGGCCGGCGGACACCCGCGCCACGAATCGGTCCAGGTCCGTGACGGCTATCGACTCCGAGGCCTCGGTCACCGGGATGAAGTCGTCACCGTACGTGGAGGAACCGAAGTCGAGGTACGGGACACTGCCGGCGACGTCGAGCGTGGTACTGACGTGGATGACGTCCACCGTTGGGGTCGGCTGCGCCGCAAGCCTGTCGAGGGTTTCGCCATTCGGGTCGTCTGCGACGTCCACGGCCCAGCCGGCGCTTCCATACGCGACCACGAGGTCGGAACCCCCCACGAAGTGGCCGCGCTGCGATGCCAGCTGCGCCGCGCTGCCGCGACGCAGGATCAGCACACGCGGACTCTCCGATGTCCGCACGAGCGCTTCGCGGAGGCTCTCCCAGCTGGGCGAGTCGGCCTCCGGGGCCCCCTCGGGGCCGAACGCACGCATGACCTCCGAAACGGCCTGCCGGGTCTGCGATCTCGTCAGGCCGTCCACGGCGCCGGGAATAGCTTCGAGCCGCCGCAGGATCGACTGGAGCACGCCGATGCGGGTCTTTTCGGCACGGCGTGTACAGGGCATCCGGCAGAGGAAGCGGATCCGCTCGTCTGCGGCCAGCATGCCTCTTGTGGTCGCCGCCGTCTCCCACGGCACCTGGGCCAGATGCGGCTGACCGACCGTCAGGCAGATATCCAGCGGCCGATCTAGACCCCTCCGCAGCAGTGGCTCCATCGTCGCCGTGCCGGGCATGAGGGGAGCACCCTCGAGAAGGGTATCGACCAGGCGCCCGAGCATGGTCCTGTGGCCCTCCTCGCGCAGAGCCCAGGCGAGATGTGCCGTCGGCTCCATCCGGTCCAGCGTGAGCGTGCCGTCCCGAACGAGCAGTGCCCCGTCCGGCGCGAGTTCCAGGTTGACGGTGTTCTTGACAGGCGTTCGAACTGCGAGCAGCCCGCGATCGACGCCAAGTTCCGCCGAAACTGCACGAGCGGTGCGGTCGTGGTGAATTGCTTCCGATGAACCCGTAGTCCTCTCCAGCAACCATGACAACGTCTCGTGGGCCATGGCTTGCCATTGGTTCGGGGTCTCCTGCGCCAACAGGGAATCGGCGCGCCGGAGTCTCTCGATGGTGTGGTTCACCAGTTCGGAGCCCGCCCATCGCCCTGCGACTCTCACAAGGTGGGCTGCACGCAGCATCGGATACTCGTCATAACCCACGAGTTCGGGCGGCTGCAGCTCCTCACGCCCGACGGGCCCGGTCCGCTCCGTGAGACCGGCCAGCCGCCACCATGCGAAGCTGTCCTCCTCGGCCAAGACCCGCGCCGCCCTCGTGGCGTGGTGGCGCGCCTCTTCGAACCGGCCGGCCAGCCGCAACACCTCGGCGCCACGGAACTCCAGCCAGGCAGCATCGGCGGGGTTCTCCGCTCCCGGTGCGACGCCGTCGGGCAGGACAAGCGACAGCAGATCCTGCCCGACTGACAGCGCTCCCGGGCACCTCTCCAGCGGTTCCAGCATGGCCAGCATGGCCAGCCGGGCGTTGGCCGGAGTGACACGGCGCAGCACCGCGAGCAGAACGTCCCCGAACTGCTCGTGCCTGCCGCCCGTCACAGACAGACCCTGTGCGGCCGCCTCGGCAATCCGCTGTGGGGCGGCATCGGACCGCTCCAGCCGCTTCAGTGTGGCTGCGCAGAGCCGCGCGGCGCCTTCCGGGTCTCCGTGCCTCATCATGAGCTCCGACTGCAGCAGCTGGCACGCCGCCCCGATCTCCCCGTCGTCTTCGAAGGTGAGGCGCATCGCCTCGTCCACGTACTGCTCCGCCTCCCAAAGGTTTCCCACCACATGGAGCTGGAGCAGGGCCGCCTTCAGCGTGCACTCTGCCGCGCGTTCGTGGTCTTGCATGCGCGCGAAGTACTCACGGGCCGTCAGCAGGTCCCGCGTGGCTCGCTCCACCTGCATGAGTGCGGCGTTGGCTTCACCGCGCAGTGCAAACACCGCCGCTTCCCGCTCCGGCAGCAGACCTGCGGGGGCGCTGAGTGCCATCTCGCAGCGGGCGCGGGCCGTCCGTGGCCGCCCGAGGATGAGCAGGGCCTTGACGCCCACGGCCAGCAGCCGTGCCCTGGGGTCGTCGGACGGTACGTCCGCCAGCGATGCGGCCGTCGCCGGCAGTCCAAGGTTCAGTGCGAGTTCCGCCTCGGTGAGACGCATTCCCGGATGCTTCGTGCCTCCGGTGTCGTCGCGCGGCACCGCCCTCACCCATCGCAGGGCTTCGTCGTACCGCACGCGGTTCGTGCTGTCATGGGCCAGAAGAAGGGCGAAATGCCCCGTGCTGGACTGCTCTCCCATCGTTCCGGCAATGGCCCATGCCTCCCTCAGCACGCTGCCGGCCTTGTCCGAGTGACCGAGCGCCCGAAGCGCGTCCGCATACACTTCCAGCGCGAAACAGTGGTCGAGGGAAACCTCGACGGCTGACGCTGTGGGTCTGAGCAGTGCTTCGGCCTTACCCGGGCGGCCGCGGAAGAGCAGCAGAGCAGCACGCGCGGCATCCCACCGGACACGCGGTAGACGGACATCGTCCTGAAGCAGGATCGCCTCGACGTTGCCCAGCCTGCGTTCAGCCTCGCTCCAGAGCTGATGCCCTCCCGAAGGTCCCTCACACCGCGCTCTGCGGACAAGCGCCAAGGCCAGCTCCACTTGTGCCTCTGCGTGGAGCTGCGGGTCGAGCACGGGAATTCCCCCGGCAACCTTTCTTGGCTCGTCCTCCTCGTCGAGATAGTCCGGTCCGAGGATCTCACCAGCGATCTCGGCGACGTCCTGGAGTCCGCCGGCCGCCTTGGCCCGCTCGACAGCGCTCCTCCAGGCGGGGGCCGCGCGATGCCCGCAAGCCTGGAACCGGTGGTATAGGGCTGCTCTGGTCCAGGCGGCCCATGTCTGCGGATGCAGGTCGCCGAGCCGCTCATAGTAGCGTGCGGCGTCCTCATGGAGCATTTGGTAGACAGGCTGCCTGGAAAGCAGGTGCCGCAGCGGCTCCCGAACGGACGGGTGGAAGACCAGGGTGTCCGGGTCCGTCGGAGCGGCACTCACCCAGGACGACACCTCCGCCGAGTACCGCTTCAGGTTGTCCCATAGGCGCGCGAACTCCTCGGGCCCTTGCGGAGGCTGGACTCCCGTGCGGAACACGGGTGTGGCGCCGGGCGGGCGGCGATGGTCCTCGGGTTGGTCGTCACTCGAACCCCTCATCGCCGAGACCATCCTGGGGAGCACGACCTGCTCGGCGAAGTCCCGGCTCAGCCGTCTTGCCAATGCGCCGTACCGGACCAGCCACTGCAGTCCGTCGTCGTCGATCCGGCCGATGACGCGGTCGATGCACCAGGCGAGTCGCGGGTCGAGTCCTTCCACGCTCTCCGCTGACATGTCCGGCGAATAGTCGGCGACATCAGCACGGAGGGCGAGCTGCCAGGGATTCCCGTCCGCCGCACGAACGATGGCCTCCAACAGCTCCGGAGAACGCCTGATGCCCCGCCGGTCGATCAGGTAGCTCCGGGACTCCTCCGGTGTGAACTTCGGGACTTCGAGCTCACCCATCACCTTTGCGGGCAGGCGTTCGTCCAACTGCCTCAGCTCGGCCTCGGCACCGGTGAGCCGCCCTGAGACCACCAACCGCACCCGGTGCGCGGCATCATGGATGTCGGCGAGAACTTCGATCAGCTCCCCGGCCCCGCCCATCGGCCTGAGCACCGCGACCTCGAAGGCGTCCAGCACAATGAGCAGCGGTGTCGTGGACTCATCGTTGCTCAGCGCATTGAGGAATCGCTCACGGATGTCGTCAGCAGCGACCTCGACCGCAGGCGTGTCGAGCACAGCCGCTGCCGACGGATATCCCGTTGCCACCCCCCGCAACAGGGCTGATCCGTACGCCTTGTACTTGCGCAGCAGTTCCTGGAAGGGGGCGCCCGCCATCTGTTCGTTGAGCTGCCGCGCGAGTTCCAGCGTGAGTAGCCAGGGGTAGCGGGCGATGTTCACCGCGTCGACGGCATCGAGGTCCACCAGGGCGCACGGAACCCGGTCCGGTGCGGCCACACAGCGGCGGGCGATAAACCAGCTGAGCATCAACGACTTGCCGAGTCCGCCGACCGCGTGCAGCCGCAGCGCACGAGTAGGACCTCCCCTCAACAGTTGCTCGAGTTGCTTCTCCAGCGTCGGCCGGGACAGATAGGTGCCTGACCGCAGCAGAGCGTCGTACCAGAGCATCCGCGACCGTAGGTAGCGGTCCAAGTCGCTGCGCACCCGCGCCAAGTGTGGGCTGCTGATCTGCACGCGACTGGGCTCGCTCAGCGCGTCCAGCAGATTCTGGCAGCCGGGGAAGTCGAAGTTCTCGTCCTGTTCCCGGTACCACCCTTCAAGGCGCTCGGCCGCCAAGTCGGGGTCGGCAACGGCCAGTGCGCGCAATGCCTCGATCTTTTGCCCTGCCTGTCCGAAATACTCGGCAATACGCTGCTCGGCGTTCCGCAGCTCTTCGGGTACCGGGAGGGAGTCAGGCTCTTTTCCATGCTCGCGCCACCAGGTTCGCCAGGCTGCTTCCCGTATGTCAGACGTCACCTGGTAGCTGTCTGTGCTCCCGGGCTGGGCATCGACACACGGCAGCCGCACCAGCTCGGCCAGTGGCGGTCCACCCGTGCCCTGCAGGGCAGCCGTGTACAGGGCGCCGTCGAAGGAGTTCACCAGGGCGCAGTGGACCAGAGACCTCCGGAGGGGCTCAGAGAGCAGGGAAAGCGCCACATCGGCGATGTTCTCGCCTGCCGCAAGACTCTGTGAGATTTCATCCAATGCCTTCATGGGGCGCCGCCCTGCGCACGTCGTTGTGCCGCCGTTTCCCAAGCCTTGAACTCTTCAGGACTGAACGATCCGCTGCCTGCCTGACAGTCGAGAGCCCCTGCCCTCATCGTCTCGGTAAAAGTCTCCCAAGCCCGATCGGAGGGAAGTAGATCCCGATACCATTCACGCTTGCGGGCACAGTATTCACGGACGAGTAGCGTCGCATCCTTCCGGTCGAACAGCTCGACTCCCATAATCCACTTCGCCGACTCCATTCTGAAGTCGGGCGGGAGCTCGCCGTCAACTGCCACCATGCGGACCGGGTGGAACTTCCCCTCCCCGGCGGGTCCGAGAATGCGCTCCATCACGCGGCCGTACCGCTGAGCCTGCAGGAAGTGATCCAGAACCAGCAGCAGGGGTTTGGAATTTGCCAGATTGCGGATGAATTGTCCAAATTCCAAGATCAGTCGCCTCTCATTGTCCTCCGGCTGATTCGGATGGCTCGGGAGAGGAGGGGGTGCATGCGCCAATCCCGCAAGAGGTGCAGGCATTCCGGCCCGCAGCCGGTCGAGTTCATTTCGATGGATGGTCAGCAAATCGATAAAATCACGGATCGCCGCATCGGACTCAGGCTCAAGCCAATCGGCCGCCGAACGCGCGACCCGCTCTAGCATGGTAGGGAGATCGATAACTCCCTCGTTCGCCAGATTTACATAGACGACCGGAACACCCCGCCAGGCGCTGGTCAGGATGCACGAGCGAATCAATTCAGACTTTCCGGCCTTGCTCTCCCCTGTGACGATCACAAGGTCAGCCTCGTGCGACGACGGCGCGGCGGCCATACGTCGCGATACCCGGTGCTGATCTCTCGCTCTTCCGACCAGCCAGCGCGGACCGTTGAACGCAGCTCCGCGCTGTCTCGCCACCTTGGCGTGATCAATTGGTTCGGGCCACTTGAGGATCACCCGGGGGTCGGCCTGAACCGTCAGCACCGGGAGCGCCCAGTCTCGGGGAAGGGTGCCGCTTGCATAGTGGAGAGCATTTCTGGCGCTGGCCGTGGATTCGTCGAGCGCCTTCCCTGCGGCCAGGCACCTGTACAACTGTTCGCTGAAGCGCACTGCCGGCGTCGACGCAATATCGCCCTGCATGGCAATGACCGCCAGCGTCCCCGCCTGGA
The Streptomyces sp. NBC_01296 DNA segment above includes these coding regions:
- a CDS encoding CHAT domain-containing protein, which produces MSTILIQVGDHQAEGFPEDLCIDDGTDPRWFEHPRARVLIPDRKLAGCPSLNDRSVPTRTLMSTGQELYDALLSGAPGEVWQTAAVNADLRVVLDIQPGALRLLPWELLCTPAPQQRWLFEDEGRPFVRAHIPYGKTAEPLTEPVRLLVVVGDPQDGDLKVDSELDAIYAALSEVPCCWQTRVLWAPGKDETREEFTDFAPHILHFIGHGKQDALEGPSLEVMTKGDPWSLTAGYVGGALAPPLRLAVLNACRTAGEDARGLVWAVSDGFFQAGTLAVIAMQGDIASTPAVRFSEQLYRCLAAGKALDESTASARNALHYASGTLPRDWALPVLTVQADPRVILKWPEPIDHAKVARQRGAAFNGPRWLVGRARDQHRVSRRMAAAPSSHEADLVIVTGESKAGKSELIRSCILTSAWRGVPVVYVNLANEGVIDLPTMLERVARSAADWLEPESDAAIRDFIDLLTIHRNELDRLRAGMPAPLAGLAHAPPPLPSHPNQPEDNERRLILEFGQFIRNLANSKPLLLVLDHFLQAQRYGRVMERILGPAGEGKFHPVRMVAVDGELPPDFRMESAKWIMGVELFDRKDATLLVREYCARKREWYRDLLPSDRAWETFTETMRAGALDCQAGSGSFSPEEFKAWETAAQRRAQGGAP
- a CDS encoding molybdopterin-dependent oxidoreductase, with amino-acid sequence MTRVKADQGRRRRILGGAVCGLVAACAGLALAELASAAVRPESSPITAVGGAVVDRTPVGVKEWAIREFGTADKLLLALGITVVLGAVAALAGVLAVRHLPAGIALAGGFGLVGALAALSRPEATWRDALPSLVGGLAAAGVLYLLVRALTGPRPVGAPPGGAWSMDRRGFGRLVAATLAASAGIGYAGRRLGAYGSAGATASRADLVLPEPAVPAPPVPPGADLRVPGISRFITPNRDFYRVDTALVVPRVDADTWRLRIHGDGVSHPLEFGLRDLLARPLVEHDITLCCVSNEVGGPYAGNARWLGVRLADLLREAGVRPPSQGGPADQLVARSVDGMTIGSPVETVMDGRDALLAVGMNGEPLPFAHGFPVRMVVPGLYGYVSACKWLRELQLTTFAAYDAYWVRRSWAQQAPVKTQSRIDTPRPSAEPEEGRVAVAGVAWAQHRGISRVEVRVDAGPWHEARLGAADGNDTWRQWVWEWEAAPGRHTLEVRATDGTGAVQTGVRTGTVPDGATGWHSVSVRVRSRNRTTP
- a CDS encoding esterase/lipase family protein, whose amino-acid sequence is MPDIERDERIELDYGVVLQSSNVSGHIASVRRWYETAGTVREAAPVALPEQLAADNVPTEAAQLLGTLAQEAGMRPILTLTLTDLSVAARPDGQQRGDANPPYLEVEVPAPGEDEGQVVLETDATGLVRWVVSETAAQGQGTDRADAVQTFRISVAEFDVGTTIEQNRGWTGFGVRKVIHLLRFPIERAAGRVAEFAMGRWENQHRPYGLRLTSPGNFLDPTAGEPVTAGRLAELADRPFLLFVHGIFSRCHTGFHGIGEDLDLLGELHRRYQDRVLVFDHPTVHVDPADNVRWLLSQLPADRTLTLDLVTHSRGGLVARQLGQPTFARDGGPPVPAIRTLIHVATPNSGTVLADRKRLGDLLDVCTNLLSLFPDEVVSSSLEVILEVVKHCATGVLHGLGGVAAMDPASPTLKELNSAAVPKGGRVHAMTSDFKPAEEAGVAIRALNVLVDSLFGTKNDLVVPTEGVHRAGSYVVTDPLVIPSTSAVAHTHFFRKAQVRRQLARWLPED
- a CDS encoding CHAT domain-containing protein, which encodes MPLLEIARQDEDDRLRTAALAASALLPLDETAAKHVAELVLKHGRAEGGPPDSLIKAAGNLPEVQALLDRWVQEDCSARRDAAERALADARILPMAVANGLMDGEGFPADLSGLGTLSEAGARDLLSSLVATLARTVDADDRTLESATDRLKMVVQALPGTAAAKLPVLKGPVRETRAAWLGALMTLVQPAAVLAVVYRQLDTDDASKRLDTLRRLVNAAPHISRPPADWPSPSSRPDERAGLVDLADLTVSPRRPKRGKRQEMGDGEGASATPDSRRAYARLDAPERVAPNEVLHLLVGLAPEPSPKVIQPTPFIVPSGKYHLSVQLIAPGFTVLGGSSLNLPMEVSPDDPFPYQLVRLRAEDHPDLAPDRVVTAVFSVDESMIGVAYRTVLVGEGSQRAAAEPDSPTAAGTTWVLPNDPETQPDLEIVIAPGNDALCQEVSWFYRSPHRSVVPPVIIPRRPLEGEGDWARVMMRGVQDHSTAVDLTLFLNGIGDIVSEAVPEEVWEALYTVADLSRPPTVLLATWDPYVPWELALVPRPWDSTIPKHLGAQAVVGRWTYRDRHRTAAPPARMRARGMAVVSGEYATNRLVEAEAEASQLCAHYKAEPVEALTEPVLNRLRQSPSPDILHFSVHGKFDVGGTQDGIKMTDGTFLSPLSVRGLRSEKKLDQVDLVFLNACQLAQGQRMLGSYAGMVASFLHIGVGAAIAPLWNVDDGVARTFAEGFYQAVLMDGTAPAEYVRQQRAGTRDASGAAASTPLAYLFFGHPRLTIDWEPQGADDA